The Toxorhynchites rutilus septentrionalis strain SRP chromosome 3, ASM2978413v1, whole genome shotgun sequence genome includes a region encoding these proteins:
- the LOC129777420 gene encoding mitochondrial import inner membrane translocase subunit Tim23: protein MSDDYLSKPLAFGNPSSVLPSQSIQPLSPYLNYDARYLQSQPEFIFPEGASKQRGRFELAFSQIGSSAMIGAGIGGMAGFYNGMRATSLANQTGKLRRTQLLNHVMKQGAATANTLGTVAVMYSAFGVLLQWVRGEDDGINTIAAGGATGLLYKSTAGLRKCAIGGGIGLALSSIYVLWTVTGGSSKKLNELRSQYL, encoded by the exons ATGAGCGACGATTATCTGAGTAAACCGCTTGCTTTCGGCAACCCTTCATCTG TACTTCCGTCCCAATCGATTCAACCACTGTCACCTTATTTGAACTATGATGCACGTTATTTACAATCCCAGCCGGAATTTATATTCCCAGAAGGTGCCTCTAAGCAGCGAGGTCGATTTGAATTGGCTTTCTCACAAATAGGTTCTTCGGCAATGATAGGTGCCGGGATAGGCGGGATGGCTGGCTTTTACAACGGAATGCGAGCTACCTCCCTGGCCAACCAGACCGGAAAGCTTAGAAGAACTCA ATTACTGAATCATGTCATGAAACAAGGAGCTGCAACGGCGAATACACTCGGAACGGTAGCTGTCATGTATTCAGCTTTCGGCGTATTGCTGCAGTGGGTTCGTGGTGAGGATGACGGGATCAACACGATAGCAGCAGGTGGAGCGACTGGTCTTCTCTACAAATCCACAGCCGGGTTACGAAAGTGTGCCATCGGCGGTGGAATCGGTCTGGCGTTGAGTTCTATCTACGTTCTTTGGACCGTTACCGGGGggagttcgaaaaaactgaACGAATTGCGTTCGCAGTACTTGTAA
- the LOC129777382 gene encoding uncharacterized protein LOC129777382, producing MSEYRSEKRLAYLFPVIGALSFICCISSAVAWHHWRYVLDTCVETNCGCILNGISTPTFFTGGHIAYCHWATYGLVLPIIFCVIFGMFHVFRVCCGKPRNNTSTATVRQRSGEVILMTTKTDVADDDGISPYYWIPLSIIGGFLALFTLVHAAMYLNGFLNSCKQYRNELIKYIQAGGPLVAAIQGRLSCAAVFDFMDYLHQDVSWDRRREGRISSAAALIIALICSWTCVALWIWIVVIAANRARASRRLRV from the exons ATGAGTGAGTACAGGAGTGAAAAGCGTCTCGCCTATCTATTCCCTGTTATCGGAGCGTTATCGTTCATCTGTTGCATATCAAGCGCCGTCGCATGGCATCATTGGCGGTATGTGCTAGACACTTGTGTTGAGACTAACTGCGGATGCATTCTAAATGGTATCTCAACACCTACTTTCTTCACTGGCGGCCACATTGCTTACTGTCATTGGGCTACCTATGGGCTTGTTTTGCCCATTATATTTTGCGTCATATTTGGAATGTTCCACGTATTTCGAGTATGCTGCGGGAAACCACGAAATAACACTTCTACTGCCACCGTTAGACAGAG ATCCGGCGAAGTCATCTTGATGACTACCAAAACTGATGTAGCGGATGATGATGGAATCAGTCCTTACTACTGGATTCCGCTGAGTATCATCGGAGGTTTCTTGGCACTTTTCACGCTGGTCCACGCTGCAATGTATCTGAACGGATTCCTGAACAGTTGTAAGCAATATCGCAATGAACTTATCAAATACATACAAGCGGGAGGACCATTGGTGGCTGCCATTCAGGGAAGACTGTCCTGTGCTGCCGTGTTCGACTTCATGGATTACCTACATCAAGATGTTTCTTGGGATAGACGTCGCGAGGGAAGAATCAGTAGTGCTGCCGCCCTAATCATCGCACTAATCTGTTCATGGACCTGTGTCGCCCTTTGGATTTGGATCGTCGTTATTGCTGCAAATCGAGCCAGAGCTAGCCGACGTTTGAGGGTGTAA
- the LOC129777068 gene encoding prefoldin subunit 1 produces the protein MDLELKKAFTEMQFNKIESTKKIRLLDMKTDSLKVSKQRVELTNKEVSKLNTDTKVYASVGRMFVLSDVPSLSAEMKSKQSNYEEMIGQCEKSKEFVLKNLKEQEDSLRELVQQRRMESTAKENGSNEKKD, from the exons ATGGATCTAGAATTGAAAAAG GCATTCACCGAGATGCAGTTTAATAAAATCGAGTCTACCAAAAAGATTCGTTTATTAGACATGAAAACCGATAGTTTAAAGGTTTCGAAGCAGCGTGTCGAACTAACGAACAAGGAAGTTTCCAAATTGAACACCGACACCAAGGTATACGCATCAGTCGGTCGAATGTTCGTGCTGTCGGATGTCCCGTCATTGAGCGCGGAGATGAAAAGCAAACAGAGCAATTATGAGGAAATGATCGGTCAATGTGAGAAGAGTAaggaatttgttttgaaaaacctCAAAGAACAAGAAGACAGCCTGCGAGAGCTAGTGCAACAGAGACGGATGGAATCAACTGCTAAGGAAAACGGATCAAACGAAAAGAAGGACTAG
- the LOC129777066 gene encoding protein-lysine N-methyltransferase CG9154 — MDNSHDDSEDYQLPADTLLVLQEFLREKELREKAETTGVTNSAGIEENWQLSQFWYNENTKEKLASVVDSLHKKCQTTENDLRVALLCCPSLYNHVKKITENVTLFEFDERFASIGSDFHHFDYKQALEETYLDDSKECFDLIIADPPFLSEECIEKIGIVVQKIAKNDCKTILCSGYAVRDWAKKFLHLDLCKFEPEHERNLGNQFSSYANFDLDGELAGKM; from the exons ATGGACAACTCACATGATGACTCCGAAGATTATCAGCTTCCAGCTGATACATTACTTGTTTTGCAAGAATTTTTACGCGAAAAAGAATTGCGTGAGAAAGCCGAAACCACCGGCGTTACAAACAGTGCAGGGATTGAAGAAAATTGG CAATTAAGTCAATTTTGGTACAACGAAAATACTAAAGAAAAACTGGCTTCTGTTGTAGACTCGTTGCACAAAAAATGCCAAACAACAGAAAATGATCTGAGAGTAGCACTCCTTTGTTGCCCGTCGTTGTATAAtcatgtgaaaaaaataactgAAAACG TGACACTATTTGAATTTGACGAACGCTTTGCTTCAATTGGATCAGATTTCCACCATTTCGACTACAAACAAGCATTAGAGGAAACCTATTTGGATGACTCTAAAGAATGTTTTGATCTCATAATAGCAGACCCTCCATTTCTTTCTGAAGAATGTATCGAAAAAATAGGCATCGTGGTACAAAAGATAGCAAAGAATGATTGTAAAACAATCCTATGTTCGGGCTATGCAGTGCGAGACTGGGCGAAAAAATTCTTGCATTTAGATCTCTGCAAGTTCGAACCAGAGCACGAGCGAAATCTTGGCAATCAATTTTCCTCTTATGCGAACTTTGATTTGGACGGTGAGTTAGCGGGAAAAATGTAG
- the LOC129777819 gene encoding alpha-(1,3)-fucosyltransferase 10 has product MLLRKYRSSKTLLLSFTIVFVLSLYFHYRHNQPIRSEYNVLIWWSPYKNYIDYHRKCENIECRFTSDRKAKRDPFFVGYLFYGSNISVRDLPSRRITQEYWGLYHDASPKSVPFLFESIKLFNFTSTFSRHSDLPLTLQTFTSLEELINFKRMYSFGEKTAFQRKLKLSPILYIQSRCDTLTGRELYIRELGKYIGIDSYGSCLHNKTYPIGVKDDSKVASEIRDFYDLVSKYKFIIVYQDIVCEDYITEKFWKSLTLGVVPIYFGATNIKNYFPNPNSAILVDEYPSPVELAQFVLSISNSEENYSSFLFHKIADFYPITNQLLLDSIVKDDALYARNRKARAIAEFECYVCTQSFNGRKQISKKQEFSCNIPHFPPGNVTYKAEPRVSSFLVRSELQAALVHKLLNLV; this is encoded by the exons ATGCTGCTGAGGAAATATCGTAGCAGCAAAACACTACTGCTTAGTTTTACAATCGTTTTTGTTCTAAGCTTATAT TTCCATTACAGGCATAATCAACCTATTCGATCTGAATACAATGTCTTAATATGGTGGAGTCCATATAAGAATTATATAGATTATCATAGGAAATGTGAGAACATAGAATGTCGTTTCACAAGTGATCGAAAAGCTAAGCGGGACCCATTTTTTGTG GGCTATCTTTTTTATGGCAGTAACATTTCGGTACGAGACCTGCCTTCTCGACGAATAACTCAAGAGTATTGGGGCTTGTATCATGATGCTTCtccaaaaagtgtgccttttcTATTTGAAAGCATCAAATTATTCAATTTCACATCAACTTTCAGCAGGCATAGTGACTTACCACTTACTTTACAAACATTCACAAGTTTGGAAGAGCTTATAAACTTCAAAAGAATGTACTCTTTTGGCGAAAAAACGGCTTTCCAGCGCAAACTAAAATTATCTCCTATATTGTATATCCAGTCTCGGTGCGATACTTTAACGGGTAGAGAATTATATATTCGCGAGCTCGGGAAATATATTGGAATAGATTCCTATGGCAGTTGTCTGCACAACAAAACGTATCCAATTGGCGTAAAAGATGATTCCAAAGTGGCTTCGGAAATTCGCGATTTTTACGATCTAGTATCGAAATATAAGTTTATTATAGTTTATCAAGACATAGTCTGTGAAGATTATATAACGGAAAAATTTTGGAAATCACTAACTTTGGGAGTTGTTCCCATCTATTTTGGAGCTACCAACATCAAA AACTATTTTCCAAACCCTAATTCAGCAATTTTAGTTGATGAGTATCCCAGCCCGGTTGAATTAGCACAATTTGTGTTGAGCATATCAAACAGTGAGGAAAATTATAGTAGTtttctatttcataaaatcgcAGACTTCTACCCAATTACAAACCAATTGCTTCTTGATTCTATTGTCAAAGACGATGCGCTCTATGCCAGGAATCGAAAGGCACGAGCTATCGCGGAATTTGAGTGCTATGTTTGCACACAAAGCTTCAACGGACGCaaacaaatttcgaaaaaacAAGAGTTCTCTTGcaatataccacattttcctccAGGCAATGTAACATATAAAGCTGAACCGAGAGTCTCTTCATTTCTGGTACGAAGTGAACTTCAAGCTGCATTAGTACATAAACTTTTAAACCTCGTATAA